One segment of Magnolia sinica isolate HGM2019 unplaced genomic scaffold, MsV1 ctg351, whole genome shotgun sequence DNA contains the following:
- the LOC131236290 gene encoding secreted RxLR effector protein 161-like, whose translation MNEFDMFDLGRMKYFLGIEVLQRDDGIFICQKKYAMEVLRRFGMEESNSVLNPVLPGFKVCKDADGVMVDATFFKQVPTELHLHAAKRALRYLRGTTNFGIFYMKGGSETLVAYADSEYTGDLEDKKSTSGYVFLMSSGAVSWSSKKYPIVTLSTVEAEFVAAAYCASQVVWMRRILEELGHS comes from the exons ATGAATGAATTTGATATGTTCGATCTTGGAAGGATGAAATACTTTCTTGGTATTGAAGTACTCCAAAGAGATGatgggatttttatttgtcaAAAGAAGTATGCCATGGAGGTGCTGAGGAGATTTGGTATGGAAGAAAGCAACTCGGTGCTCAATCCAGTACTTCCAGGGTTCAAAGTTTGCAAGGATGCAGACGGAGTTATGGTGGATGCGACTTTCTTCAAACAAGTG CCAACTGAGCTGCATTTGCATGCAGCAAAGAGGGCGTTGAGATATTTGAGGGGAACAACCAATTTTGGGATTTTCTACATGAAGGGAGGGAGTGAAACTTTGGTGGCTTATGCTGATAGTGAATACACTGGGGATCTAGAAGACAAAAAAAGTACTTCAGGCTATGTCTTCTTGATGAGCTCAGGAGCTGTTTCTTGGTCATCTAAAAAATATCCAATAGTTACTCTCTCAACAGTTGAAGCTGAGTTTGTTGCTGCTGCTTATTGTGCTAGTCAAGTCGTTTGGATGAGAAGGATTTTGGAGGAACTTGGTCACTCATAA